TCAGGCTGAAGGCTCCGATTAAACAGAACAAGAGGATAAGGGGAAACAGTACCGGGTAAGGGATCTTCAGGATCCTGACCCACAAGCCGATGAGGGGGAGGTTTAAGATGAGGAGCATGATATTGCCGATATACATGCTCGATATGGTCCCCCAAAATAAATGGGGATGGGAAGTAATCAGTTTAGGGCCGGGCGGCATGCCGTAGATCATGAGGGCCCCCAGTAAAATGGCCATGACGGCATTGGATGGAAGTCCGAGGGTTAAGAGAGGAATAAAAGCCCCGGCCGTAGCCGAATTATTGGCCGACTCCGGACCGGCCAAACCGGCTAGGGCGCCTTTCCCGAATTCCTCCGGGTGCTTGGAGATCTTTTTTTCTACGCCGTAGCTGACAAAAGAAGAGATGACCGCTCCGCCGCCGGGCAGGATCCCCAAGAAAAAACCGAGTACCGAACCTCGAATCATGGGCCAGAACGATTCCTTCCAGTCTTGAATCGAAGGGAATAGCCCCTTTATCCGGGTCTTAAAAATTTTTCGTTCCGTAATCTTTTCTTCCACATTCAGAAGAACCTCCGAGACACCGAAAAGCCCCATGACCAACGGAACCAGTCCCACGCCGTCCAAAAGGATATCCAGCCCGAAGGTAAACCGGGGCTGGGCCGTGATCAAATCGAGTCCGATGTTTCCGATTACCACGCCCAGGCAGGCCATCATCAGGGATTTAATCATGGAGCTTCCGGCCAGGAAGGTCAGGACCGTAAGACCGAGCACCATAAGAGCAAAGTATTCCGGCGGGCCGAATTGTAAGGCCACGGCGGCCAGGGGGGGAGCAAAAAAAGCCAGACCGATAACCCCGATAGTCCCGGCGATGAAAGAGCCGAAGGCGGCGATGCCGAGGGCCGGCCCGGCCCGGCCCTTGCGAGCTAACTGATAGCCGTCGAAACAAGTGACCACCGAAGCGGCTTCACCCGGAATATTGACCAGAATCGAGGTCGTAGAGCCCCCATACATGGCTCCGTAATAGATGCCGGAGAGCATAATGATCGAGGCCACGGGAGGCACATGGAAAGTGGCCGGTAAGAGCAGAGAGATGGCTGCTACCGGGCCGAGTCCGGGAAGAACTCCCACCAGGGTCCCGATCAGGACCCCGAGGAAGCAGAAGAGGAGATTGACCGGTTGAAGGGCCACCCCAAGGCCAAAGAGGATGTGGTTTAAGGTATCCATAAAAGATTCAGATGATCCCCTGTAGGAGCCCTTTCGGAAGCTGTACCTTAAGCCAGACCTGAAATACCAGGTAGGTGCCGGCCGTGATCAGAAGGGCAATGAGGACGATTTTTAACAGGCGGTAGGCCGCCTTGATCCGAAAAAGGAGAACTAAAAGGAGAAAGGTGGCGATCAAAAATCCTAAAAATTTCAGGGACAGGGTATAAACGGTGAGGAGAAGGATCACATAGAAGACCTTCCCGACCTCCCGGCCTTCCCATAGCTTTCCGAGCCCCTTGCGGGGTTCCCGGCGCCTGACCGAAGCGATGAAAAGGCAAATGGATAAGAGGGAAAGGATAGCCCCGGCAAAAAAGGTGATGAATCCGGCACCCGGCGAAAGGAAGTCGCCGAATCCATACCGTAGAGAACCGAGGGCAATGCCTATTCCCACCACAAGCCAGAAAAGGCTCGAAGTCTGATCCGGATTTTTCATTTGAAAGGCGGCCCGGTGGTCCTACTTTTTATAAATGCCGATGCCCAGTTCTTTTAATATCTTTTTGTTGACTTCGTAGTCTTTCTTGATCATTTTTATCAGCTCCTCACTGTCTTTGATGTCATGAGGGTAGCTGAGACGTTTGAGGATCTGCTTGACCTCTTCGGTTTCCGAAGCCTGGTGAAAGGCCTTACTGAGGGTGGCAATGATCTCTTTGGGGGTGTTGGCCGGGGCATAAATGATAATGGCCGCCTGAACGGAAAAATCATAGCCCTTCTCTTTGATCGTGGGAACATTGGGATAAAAAGGCATCCGTTTGTCATTCCAGCAAATCAGGAGTCTCATTTTGCCGGAGTCCACCTGTTCCTTCCACTCCGGGGTTTGCGAAGTAGCCTCAACGTGTCCGCCCATGACCGCCGCAACCGCTTGGGGACTGGTAGCAAAGGGCACATGAGTCCATTTAATATTTTCTTTCATGGCCAGGTATTCCATGGCCAGGTGTTGCCCGGTGCCGACGCCGGAGGTGCTGTAGCGAACCTTCCCTGGATTGGCTTTGGCGTAGGCAATAAATTCTTCAAAAGTTTTCCAGGGGGCATCGCTTTTGACCGCCAGGCCGTAAAGGTAGTAGGAATAGCTGATGATGGGGATGAATTCTTTCAGCGGTTCCTGGGCATTGTAAGGAACAGGCTGGAGGTGCGGGATGCGGCTTAAGGCCGCCGAGCTGGTATTGGCCAGGGCATAACCGTCGGGTTTCTCGGCCTTGAGTCTGCCCAGAACCAGGGTGCCTCCCCCGCCGGTGACATTGGATATTACAATGGGCTGTTTCAGCGATTTGGAGGCGATATCGGCAATCGCTCTTTGACTGATATCGGTTCCCGATCCCGCTCCCCAAGCCACCCAAAGATTGATCGGCCGGGAAGGAAAGGTGTCCGCCCGGGTTTGAGCTGCCGTAAGAATCAAAAAAGCGACAGTGAATAAAACAAAACCCCCTCTTCTTTTCATAATAAACCTCCTGGCTGTATTGAGAAATACTTTGATTCAGGAATATATAATGAGAAGGAAACAACGGTCAATATAAAAAACAGAAAAAACAGAGTTGAAGGTTCGGTTTGGGATTCAACGGCCCAGCCACATGCTTATCGTTCGGGTCACCAGATCGGCCGCATCCTGCTGGACGAAGTGACCCGAGTCGGGAATCGTGACCAGGGTCATGTCCTTTTCCATAAATTCCCAGGTATTGTTCAGGGTCGCAGGCAAAATGGCCCGGTCCTTAAGGCCGAAGATGATCAGGACCGGCACCTTGATCCTGGGGAGTTTAAGGGGTCCTTTAGTGAGAAGGAATTCCTTTTTCGGGTAGTTTTTTTTGTAGTAATTGAGCAGGGCTTCAATGTCCGACCGCTCAAAGGCCTCGATGTATTTTCCTCTGGCTTCCGGGTCTTTGACCCAAAGAGAAAGGAGTTCGGCGTCGCTCATCCCGGAAAGGGAGTCCCCCTCGGTTTGGTATTCCATCAAAAGGTTATTGTCCTGAAAGATTTTAATCAGTTTCCGATGGGCCTCCGCTTCCCGAAAATCCCAGGCATATTGACTGCTCTGCATTTGGACCGGATTGTTGAGGATCTCCCTGGCCAGGGCCGAGGGATGGGCCACATTCAAAATGATTAGCCGTTCCACCCATTCGGGCCTGGTTATGGCCAGGGCCCAGGAAATGGCCCCGCCCCAGTCGTGACCGACAATAATAGCCTTCTCCTGGCCGAAGTACTTGATCACGGCAGCTACATCGCCGACCAGCAAAGACATGGCATAGTTTTCCGGGCCCTTGGGCTTGTCACTTTGATTATAACCCCGGGTATCAATGGCCACGCATTGGTAATCTTTGGCCAGGGCCTCCATCTGATGACGCCAGGTATACCAGTAATCGGGAAATCCATGGATCATGACCAGCAGGGGGCCTGAGCCTATGGCGGCATAATGGATTTTAACGCCATTATTTTCAACAAACCCGTGTTTTACCGTTTCTTCAAAGTCCATAATCCCTCCTTACCTAAAGGGAAAATTATCCCCCCCGATAAGGGATGTCAAGAAAAAACCCTTAAATCCATGGCTGTTGGGTTCGTAAAAAGCTATGAAACGCCGCTTTGCGTCATGCCCGTGGAAACGGGTCCCGGCTTTGGCGGGATTAATTAGTTACATATAGCCTGGATTCCCGCCTGCGCCCTCCGGGGTGTAGTACCCTACGGGACGGAATCGGGAATGACGAGTTATTGCGAGACCATCGAGGCTATCACCTTTATAGTTCGATAGGACGGAAAAGACCGGAAAAATGACAGTGGTCTCGGCCAAGGTTTTTGTGATATAAGAATAACCAGAGGCCATGATAATGAATGAATCATCAAAGTAATTAATGTAATTAAGGGGAAGAAAAAGGAAATGGCTGAAGAAAAGAATAAAAGTAAAATCCTGATCGTAGATGATACCTTGTCTTCGATTGATAGGATCAAGGCCGTGCTTAAAGAGGAGGGTTATGAGGTTGTTGTAGCCACCAGCGGAGAGGAAGCCTTAAATAGAGCGGAGAGGGAAGACCTTGATCTCATTCTGACTCTCCGCAAGATATTTAAGGAGTTTGAGATTAAAAACGAACGGTTACAACAGGAAATCTTAGAACGGCAGCGGGTGGAAGAGACGGTTCGCAATCTGAATATCGATCTGGAACAGTGGGTGGAGAAACGCACCGGCGAACTCAGTACGGCCAACGAACTTTTAAAGAAAGAAATCGAAGAGCGCACCCAGAGGGAAGAAGAATTGAAGGAATCCGAGGAACGGTACCGGGTGGCCATCGAAAATTCCAACGACGGGATCATCCTGATCGAAGGCGATCGGTTTATTTTTGTCAATCAAAAATGTATCGAAATCTTCGGCTATGACCGGTCGGAGGAGATTGTGGGACAGCGGATATCCCTGGTGGTTGATCCGGATGACCGCCATCGGGTAATGGATTTCAACCTTCAAAGGCAAAGGGGCGAGGACGTCCCTTCCCGATATGAATTCAAGGGGATTCGAAAGGATGGCGGGGAGGTTTTTATTGAGGTGTCGGCAACCAAAACCACCTATCGGGGGAAAATAGTCGTTCTGGCTTTTCTTAGAGACATTACGGAGCGCAAAAAACTCGAATCCCTGCTGCATCAAGCCCAAAAGATGGAGGCCATTGGGACCCTGGCGGGTGGGATCGCCCATGATTTTAACAATATCCTGGCCGTTATTTTGGGAGGTATCGAGTTGTCCCTTTTGGAGGTTTCCAAGGATACGGCTGTTCACAGTTACTTACTGGAGGCGCTCAGGGCAACAGAGCGGGCCACCGATCTGGTCCGGCAGATCCTGACCTTCAGCCGGCAGAAGGAACTGGAACGGAAGCCTTTGCAGCTTAGTATACTTTGCAAAGAGGCGCTAAAAATGCTCCGGTCATCCCTACCGGCGACTATTGAGATTCAACAGGCAATAGACTCCCGCTCGGGAACGGCTTTGGTGGATCCGACCCAGATTCATCAGATCGTCATGAATCTTTGCAGCAATGCCGCCCATGCCATGCAGGAAAAAGGAGGCCTTTTGCGTTTCACCCTGAGCAAGGTTGATATCAGTGCCGAAGAAGAATCGGTCTTGGATCTCAAGGCCGGCCCCTATATTGAAATGACTGTCATGGACACGGGATATGGAATTTATCCGGCCGATCTGAAACGCATATTCGATCCTTATTTCACCACCAAAGGGATAGGAGAAGGAACCGGCCTGGGTCTGGCGGTAGTGCATGGCATTGTCAGAGGTTATAGAGGGGCGATCAAGGTGCAAAGTGAGCCTGGGAAGGGGACCACCTTCCAGGTTTATATTCCCAGGATCGAACGGGAAAAAGGGGGTGAAACAGCGGTGAAGGCCATGGTCCTTCCACGAGGAAACGAGCGTATCCTTTTCGTTGACGATGAAGAAGCCATTACCCGTATAGGCCAAAAAATGTTAGAACACCTCGGCTATAAAGTTATGATTACCACCAGTAGCTATGAAGCCCTGGAGATCTTTATGAGAGAATCGGGAAAAATCGACCTGGTTATTACCGACTATATTCTGCCCAAGATGACCGGTACCGAACTGGCCCAAAAGATCATCCGGATCAGGCCTGATATTCCGATAATCCTGATCACCGGACTGGGTGACATCATGACGGCTGCACAAAAAGATGCCATGGGCATAAGAAAATTCATTATGAAACCCCTGGTGATTCATTCCCTGGCTGAAAAAGTCCGCCAGGTTCTGGATCAGAAACCGGGAAGGGAGCTATAGGCTATGGCAAAAGTTTTGATTATCGATGATGACCAGGGGATGTGTGTTATTCTGTCAGCGGCGGTTAAGAAGACAGGACATGAGGCGGTCTGCGTCAACACCTTGAAAGACGGCTGGCAAGCAGCCTCTTTCGGGACCTTTGACGTGGTCTTTCTCGATGTCCTGCTGTCTGATGGGAATGGGTTGGATCTATTACCAAAGCTCAGGGGAATCCCATCGAAACCCGAGGTCATCATCATTACCTCCCAGGGGGATCCTGACGGGGCGGAATTGGCGATCAGAAAGGGGGCCTGGGATTATGTGGAAAAGCCTTCTTCTATTAAAGCCATGATTCTGCCCCTTCTCCGGGCCCTGCAATACCGGGAGGAAAAGGTGATAAATAAGCAGATGGTGGCCTTGAAACGAGAGGGCATTGTCGGCGAAAATTCTCAAATAGAAGCTTGTCTGGATCTTGTAGCCCAGGCGGCGGGCAGTAATGTCAATGTATTGATCAGCGGTGAAACCGGGACGGGTAAGGAACTTTTTGCCAAGGCCATCCATGTCAACAGCCCCCGTTCCAATAAAAATTTCGTTGTGGTAGATTGTGGTGCCCTGCCGGAAACCCTTATCGAAAGCGTGCTGTTCGGGCATGAGAAGGGGGCCTTTACCGGTGCAGACCGGTCCAAAGAGGGGCTGATCCAGCAAGCCGATGGTGGGACCCTTTTTTTAGATGAAGTGGGGGAGCTTCCTTCAACCATTCAAAAGACCTTCCTCCGGGTTCTTCAGGAGCACCGATTCCGTCCAGTGGGCGGTAAACAGGAGATCGGGAGCGATTTTCGATTAGTCACCGCAACCAATCGTGATCTTGATGAGATGGTCAAAAAAGGGCGGTTCCGAAAAGATCTTCTTTATCGACTGAATGCCATAACTATCACCATCCCGCCCCTTAGACAACGCCTTGATGACATCATGGAACTGGTTATGCATTTTCTGGCCAAAAACTGTGAAAAAATAGGGATAGAAACGAAAGGGCTGTCCCCGGAGTTCCTCCAGACGCTTCGGGATTATGCCTGGCCGGGGAATGTCCGTCAATTGATAAACAGCCTGGAAGAGGCCATTATTAAAGCCCGCCATGAACCCATCCTTTTCCCCCTGCACCTGCCCAATCACATCCGGATTGAAACAACCAGTATGCCCCTGGAAAGACATAAAAAACCTTTAACGAAAGAAATATCTTCGGAAAAGGCCCAACCGGATAAAGTGTTGCGCAAATTCCAAGAGGTCCGGGAAACTACCCTGGCAGATATGGAAAAAACATACTTTCAGCATTTGATGGAATCCACCAAAGGAAGTATTAAAGAAGCCTGCCGGATTTCCGGTCTTAGCCGCAATCGCCTCTATATCTACTTGAAGAGACATCATATTGATAGAATGGGCTGGCACTGAGCAGAAGGCTCACGATCTTTGTTTGTAACGTGTTCCGATACATTTGATCCTATTATCAAAACAAATGTATTCCCCATAAATCAAAAATTTTCCTCCCATTAAAGGTTTTATCTTTTTATTCCGGTTTCATTCTGCTGGATACTTCATAACAAATTGAAATAATTCAAGTAATTATATTTTTAAAGCGGTTGGCATGCTTTTCGAATATGGATAGTATTGAATTAATTATTCTAATTTTATGAAAGGGAAGTTTCTTATGAAAAAAATGAAATTGAGCGTTAAATTGGTCGGAGGTTTTGGTCTGGTGGCTCTCATAACCTTGCTGGTCGGATTTCTGGGTTGGAACGGGGTTTCCAACTCGGTGGAGGCTTCCCGGAAGTTAAATTATTCCCAAAGCGTAGGCAAGGAAATCTTACAGCGGGAAGTGGATCATCTGAATTGGGCCAGGAAGGTGGGGCAATTTCAACGCAATGAAGATGCGACGGCGATCGATGTGGAAAAAGACGAACATAAATGCGGGTTCGGAAAATGGTATTACGGGGATGGTCGGAAGGCAGCCGAGGCCGATATGCCGGAGATAAAAGGACCGTTGGCCCAGATCGAAGATCCCCATCGGAAATTGCATCAATCCGCCCAGGAGTTGGAAAACATATTAAAAAAAGGAAAAGAATTTCGAAAAGACGCCATAGCCTATTATCAAAATGAAACCCTGGAAACCCTGAAAAAGGTCCAAAATATTTTGAGCGAAATTGGGCCCAAAGTTGATCAACATATAACGGATACCGCTAAAACTGCCAATAACCAGGCGGGCCGGATAAAATTCATCTCCCTATTGGGAATGGGTATCGGGACGTTCCTGGCCCTGATTCTGGGGGTTTTTTTGAGCCGCTCTATTACCCGGCCGATACAACGGGTGGTCGACGGTCTTAGTGAAGGGGCCGATCAGGTAGGTTCGGCCACCGAACAGGTCTCTACAGCCAGCCAGTCCCTGGCCGAAGGGGCTTCGGAGCAGGCCGCCGGTTTGGAAGAGACCTCCTCTTCCATGGAAGAGATGGCCTCCATGACCAAACAAAATGCGGAAAATGCCGATCAGGCCAATACCTTGATGCGTGATACCGGCCGGGTGGTGGATGAGGCCAATCAGGCCATGAAGGAGCTCAACCGGTCTATGACTGATATTTCCGCTGCCAGTGAAGAAACCGGTAAGATTATTAAGACCATCGATGAGATCGCCTTCCAGACCAACCTCCTGGCCTTGAACGCCGCGGTGGAAGCAGCCAGGGCCGGGGAGGCCGGAGCCGGGTTTGCGGTAGTGGCCGATGAGGTCAGGAACCTGGCCATGCGGGCCGCCGAGGCAGCCAAAAATACCTCCGATTTGATTGAAGGGACGGTCAAGAAGGTAAAGATAGGTTCAGAGATAGTGGCCCGGACGAATGAGGCCTTTGGAAAGGTGGCCACAGGGTCGAAGAAGGCAGGAGAATTGGTGGGAGAGATCGCGGCCGCCTCAAACGAGCAGGCCCAGGGGATTGAACAGATCAATAAAGCCGTAGCCCAGATGGACAAGGTGGTCCAACAAACCGCCGCCAGTGCCGAAGAAACGGCCTCGGCCTCGGAGGAGATGAACGGACAGGCTGAAGAGATGAAACATTTTGTAGCTGATTTGGTTACGCTGATTACAGGAGAAATGAATGGAAATGGGAGAGGTCCTTTGCTTCTTCAGCAAGAACCGAGGCCTGCCCGGAAGGCTTTAGAAAATTTTGCCAAAGCCGATTTCCGCAAAACTCTTTCAAAACCGGTTAGGCAGGATAATAGACAGGGACTCCGACACCAGAATATGAGGGAAATAAAACCGGAACAGGTCATCCCTCTGGGGGAGGAAGATTTTAAAGAATTCTAAATCGAAAAAAAATATCGAATTTCGAATTTCGAATTTCGAATCATGAAGTGATTGTTTTTAACTCCCCTTCGAACATTTTCATCGTTCGTGGCGGCCCAGCGGATGTGGGGAATGTGAGCCTAACATGAAAATGCAAATTTTGAATTTTTAATTATGGATCTTTTCCCCCATCCTTCGACATTCAGTATTCGATATTCGATATTCGACATTCGGTTTTTCACGCTTCGTGGATCGAGGTGACTTGAAGGCCCAGGGTACAAGGTTTTTGTTTGCTTTTCGACCTTGGACCTTGGGCCTTACACCTTGAACCTTATCTTATTGCAGATTCTCGAATATCCCGGCCGCTCCCATGCCGCCTCCGATGCACATGGAAACTACACCGTATTTCGAACCTCGTTTCTTCATCTCATAGACCAATTGAACGGTTAATTTGGCCCCACTGCAGCCCAGGGGATGTCCTAATGCAATGGCCCCGCCGTTGACATTGACTTTGCTCTCATCGATCCCCAATTCCCGAACGCTGGCCAGGGCCTGGGAGGCAAAGGCCTCATTGATTTCGAAGAGATCGATCTCAGAAAGCTTTTTCCCGGTCACTTTCATGGCCCGGGGAATGGCGTACATGGGGCCGATGCCCATGAGTTCCGAGGGCACTCCGGCCACGGCAAAGCCGACAAAGCGGGCCAGGGGTTTGAGACCTTTGGCCTTGGCTTTTTCGGAATCCATCAACAGGACAGCGGCCGCCCCGTCACTCATCTGCGAGGAATTGCCGGCCGTCACCGACCCGTTCTTTTTAAAGGCCGGTTTGAGGGCGGCCATCTGGGTCAGGCTGGTGTCCCTCGGTCCTTCGTCCACTTGATAGATTTTGACCTTTTCTTCCTGCTTACCGGCCTCAGTGATACGGACGGTCTTGACGGTCAAGGGGACGATTTCTTCCTTAAACCGCCCGGAGGCGTTGGCCGCCAGGGCCTTTTGGTTGCTTTTATAACCGAAGGCATCCTGGTCTTCACGGCTGACCTTGTATTTCTCGGCCACATTTTCAGCGGTCAGGCCCATGCCGATGTACATCTCCGGGAATTCCTCGACCAGAGTCGGATTGGGGGCGAAATTAAAACCGGTCATAGGTACCTGGCTCATGGATTCGGCCCCGCCGGCAATCACCACATCACACATGCCGGTCAAGATCTGCTGAGAACCGATGGAGATGGCCTGGAGCCCGGAAGAACAAAACCGGTTTATGGTCTGGCCGGGAACGGTATAAGGGAATCCGGCCCTCATGGCCGCAACCCGCGCAAAATTCATGCCCTGGGTATGCTCCGGAAAAGAATTGCCCAAAACCACATCCTCCACGTCCCCCTTTTCCACCCCGGGGGCGCGGACGATCACTTCATTTAAAACCACAGCCGCCATATCATCGGGACGGACATTCACCAGGGTCCCCCGTTTGGCCCGACCTATGGCTGTTCGGGCAGCGGCAACGATCCAAACTTCTTTCATCATAATTCCTCCTTAATTTCGTAAAGGCTTGCCGGTCATGAGCAAGTGTTTGATACGTTCGATGGTCTTTTCCTGGCCTAACAGGGAAAGGAAGGCCTCCCGCTCCAGATCCAGGATGACCTGCTCATCCACCCATTGGGGAGAACTTAAGGACCCGCCGGAAAGGATATAGGCGATTTTTTTGGCGATAAAAAAATCATAATCGGAAATGAAGTCCCCCCAGCGCATGGACTTGACGCCTATCGTCAAGGCGGATACTCCGCGCTGTCCCACGGCATAGACGGATTTGATCCGTGGCGGCGGGGCATATCCGGCGGCGACCATTTCCAGGACCATTCGTTTGGCCTCGGCCAGCCTGTGTCCGCCATTCATCACAATGTGGTCGCAATCGCTTAAGAAACCCATTTCCCTGGCCTCCAGAGCACTGGTGCTGACTTTGGCCATGGCCACATTCTCAAAGGCCTTCATGAGCAACGGCAACGGATCGATATCGGCCGACCTTCTCATGGACGGGCTGATCCACCGCTTGACCATTTCCCGGCAGCCTCCGCCGCCCGGGATCAGGCCCACACCCACTTCAACCAGGCCCATGTAAGTTTCCGCAGCGGCGCAGACCCGGTCGGCGGCCATACAGATTTCCGCTCCCCCACCCAGGGCCATGCCGATGGGTGCGGCCACCACCGGCTTGGTGCAGTATTGAAACGCCAGCATCTGGTCTTGCATACCCTTGATGCCCTGTTCGATCTGGTCCCATTGCTTGGCCTCGGCAGCCATGACGACATTAAAGACATTGGCGCCGACGCAGAAGTTCGGGGATTCGTTCCCGATGACCAGGCCCACATAATCCTTTTCCAATTCTTCCAGGGCGGCCTGGCCGATGGCAAAGATATCCGTGTCCAAAGCATTCATCTTGGAATGGAATTCCAGGCAAAGTACCCCGTCTCCGATATCAATCAGCGAAGCGCTCAAATTTTTCTTGATAACGCCGGCTTGTTCCTTTCGGTCGGCTAAGATGAGCAAATTGGGGTCCACCGGCATGGCCTGGTAACCCTTGCTGTTTTGATCCCAGTAAAAATTTTTAATCCCTTCTTTTTTATAGAAGGTGTCCCCACCGGCCTGGAGCATCTCCTTAACCCACTCAGCCACCTTATATCCATCGGCTTCCATGCGGGCAGCCGTTTCCTTTACCCCCAGGGCGTCCCAGATTTCAAAGGGACCCATTTCGTGGAAAAAGCCGGTCTTGACCGCATCATCGATGCTGTACAGATTGTCACTGATCTCCGGGAGAAGATAGGCACAATAGGACAGGGACAGGGCCGTGCCGTTCCAGACCAGTTTGCCCATTTTATCGTCCTGTTTGACGATGAAACGAAAACGTTCCGGCAGGGATTCAATGGCCTTGGCCTGTTTAAGCAAGGGCAGAGAAGGCTTTTGCTCTTCCCGGTATTCCATGGTCTTGAGATCCAGAATGAGATACCCTTTTTTCCCTTCGGGCGTTTTTATCTTTTTATAAATACCCTGCTTGGCCTTATTGCCCTACCAGCCTTTTTCGACCATTTTTGAGGTCAGTTCCTGGGACGGACCCACGATTGCCTCCCGGAAGTGGTCATCAGGGATGGCCGGATAGAGATTGTTGGCCACATGGCTGCTCACATCCAGACCGACCAGGTCCTGAAGTCTAAAAGAAGCGGTCTTGGGATGTCCGATGAGGGGGCCGGTTATGGCGTCCACTTCTTCCACGGTGTAATCGTTTTGAAGGATGTAATTCATCCCCGTGGTCCCGGTTACGGCGGCCACCCGGTTGGCAATAAAATTCGGTGTATCCTTGCACAGGACCACGGTTTTACCCAGGCGGCGCTCCCCGAATTTCATCATGAACTGGGTCAGTTCAGGATCGGTCTGGGGAGTCGGGATGATTTCCAGCAGTTTCAGATAACGGGCCGGGTTGAAGAAATGGGTTCCCAGGAAGTGGGCTTTTAATTCATCTGAGCGGCCTTCGGCAATTTGCCCGATAGGCAGACCCGAGGTGTTGGTGGAAACGATACTTCCCGGTCGCCGGCTTTCTTCTATCCGGGCCATGACCTGGTGCTTAATGGCCAGGTTCTCTACAACGACCTCGATAATCCAGTCGACTTCCTTGATCCAGTCCCAGTTATCCTCCATATTCCCGACGGTGATCAGTTCCAGACGGGTAGGGCTGAATAACCCGGAGGGTTTTGATTTTTTTAAAAAGTCCATTCCTTGGTTGACGATTCTGTTTCGGACCCCGGGACTCTTTAAGGTCAGGCCTTTAGCCTCTTCAGCCGGGGTGAGTTGGCGGGGGACAATGTCCACTAAATAGACTGAAAGGCCGGCATTAGCCAAATGGCCGGCAATCCCCCCGCCCATGACCCCTGAGCCGACGACCATGGCGCGTTTAATTTGATAACCCATGAATAACCTCCTTCGTTTTTTGTTTTTATGTTTAATGGCTCAAGGCTCAGGGCGCAAGGCGCAGGGCAAAAGCTCGTGAATTCCAATTGCCTTTACCCTTGTGCCTTGAACCTTGGGCCTTATGCCTTCTATAATATCATCTTACTGATGATCTCTTTCATAATCTCTTGGGTGCCGCCGCCGATGGACAGGATACGGTTGTCCCCATAGAGTTGTAGGGGAGGGGTTTATCCCCTCCCGATTATCGGGCGGCATAAAGCCCGCCCCTACAATATGTTTTGTAAATGAGGCATTATTGGTGACATCCTATATTTAAAATTTCGCGTCGCCTCCTTCGCCCTCCCCTCTGGGGGGGAAAGAGGGCGACGTAGGGGCGGGTTAAAACCCGCCCCACCAAGCCGATCATAAGCTAACCCCTCCTCCATTTTGTCCTGGAAAGAAAGGCCAAGTGAAGGATGGATTTATAAAGGAAAAATCTGGGTGATCCGCTGGGCCAGCATAAT
This sequence is a window from Deltaproteobacteria bacterium. Protein-coding genes within it:
- a CDS encoding tripartite tricarboxylate transporter permease, with protein sequence MDTLNHILFGLGVALQPVNLLFCFLGVLIGTLVGVLPGLGPVAAISLLLPATFHVPPVASIIMLSGIYYGAMYGGSTTSILVNIPGEAASVVTCFDGYQLARKGRAGPALGIAAFGSFIAGTIGVIGLAFFAPPLAAVALQFGPPEYFALMVLGLTVLTFLAGSSMIKSLMMACLGVVIGNIGLDLITAQPRFTFGLDILLDGVGLVPLVMGLFGVSEVLLNVEEKITERKIFKTRIKGLFPSIQDWKESFWPMIRGSVLGFFLGILPGGGAVISSFVSYGVEKKISKHPEEFGKGALAGLAGPESANNSATAGAFIPLLTLGLPSNAVMAILLGALMIYGMPPGPKLITSHPHLFWGTISSMYIGNIMLLILNLPLIGLWVRILKIPYPVLFPLILLFCLIGAFSL
- a CDS encoding tripartite tricarboxylate transporter TctB family protein — translated: MKNPDQTSSLFWLVVGIGIALGSLRYGFGDFLSPGAGFITFFAGAILSLLSICLFIASVRRREPRKGLGKLWEGREVGKVFYVILLLTVYTLSLKFLGFLIATFLLLVLLFRIKAAYRLLKIVLIALLITAGTYLVFQVWLKVQLPKGLLQGII
- a CDS encoding tripartite tricarboxylate transporter substrate binding protein, whose translation is MKRRGGFVLFTVAFLILTAAQTRADTFPSRPINLWVAWGAGSGTDISQRAIADIASKSLKQPIVISNVTGGGGTLVLGRLKAEKPDGYALANTSSAALSRIPHLQPVPYNAQEPLKEFIPIISYSYYLYGLAVKSDAPWKTFEEFIAYAKANPGKVRYSTSGVGTGQHLAMEYLAMKENIKWTHVPFATSPQAVAAVMGGHVEATSQTPEWKEQVDSGKMRLLICWNDKRMPFYPNVPTIKEKGYDFSVQAAIIIYAPANTPKEIIATLSKAFHQASETEEVKQILKRLSYPHDIKDSEELIKMIKKDYEVNKKILKELGIGIYKK
- a CDS encoding alpha/beta hydrolase; translated protein: MDFEETVKHGFVENNGVKIHYAAIGSGPLLVMIHGFPDYWYTWRHQMEALAKDYQCVAIDTRGYNQSDKPKGPENYAMSLLVGDVAAVIKYFGQEKAIIVGHDWGGAISWALAITRPEWVERLIILNVAHPSALAREILNNPVQMQSSQYAWDFREAEAHRKLIKIFQDNNLLMEYQTEGDSLSGMSDAELLSLWVKDPEARGKYIEAFERSDIEALLNYYKKNYPKKEFLLTKGPLKLPRIKVPVLIIFGLKDRAILPATLNNTWEFMEKDMTLVTIPDSGHFVQQDAADLVTRTISMWLGR
- a CDS encoding response regulator yields the protein MAEEKNKSKILIVDDTLSSIDRIKAVLKEEGYEVVVATSGEEALNRAEREDLDLILTLRKIFKEFEIKNERLQQEILERQRVEETVRNLNIDLEQWVEKRTGELSTANELLKKEIEERTQREEELKESEERYRVAIENSNDGIILIEGDRFIFVNQKCIEIFGYDRSEEIVGQRISLVVDPDDRHRVMDFNLQRQRGEDVPSRYEFKGIRKDGGEVFIEVSATKTTYRGKIVVLAFLRDITERKKLESLLHQAQKMEAIGTLAGGIAHDFNNILAVILGGIELSLLEVSKDTAVHSYLLEALRATERATDLVRQILTFSRQKELERKPLQLSILCKEALKMLRSSLPATIEIQQAIDSRSGTALVDPTQIHQIVMNLCSNAAHAMQEKGGLLRFTLSKVDISAEEESVLDLKAGPYIEMTVMDTGYGIYPADLKRIFDPYFTTKGIGEGTGLGLAVVHGIVRGYRGAIKVQSEPGKGTTFQVYIPRIEREKGGETAVKAMVLPRGNERILFVDDEEAITRIGQKMLEHLGYKVMITTSSYEALEIFMRESGKIDLVITDYILPKMTGTELAQKIIRIRPDIPIILITGLGDIMTAAQKDAMGIRKFIMKPLVIHSLAEKVRQVLDQKPGREL